The proteins below are encoded in one region of Lactuca sativa cultivar Salinas chromosome 3, Lsat_Salinas_v11, whole genome shotgun sequence:
- the LOC111920298 gene encoding probable leucine-rich repeat receptor-like protein kinase At1g35710, with translation MVKQIISSSNFLFFSLALLIITPSPIQNFGSATLEEANGILKWKASLEIQNNSFLSSWISLPLNSSALVPCTSWSGVVCNADGSIHRLNISSFGLKGTLHQFPFYLLHNLTHFDLYDNNFSGPIPSEIRLLSKLVYLDFSVNRFSGVIPPEIGMLASLEYLEMSLNNLTGSIPQEIDRLTCLYELGLANNLLQGEVPLTLGNLTNLAYLYLHNNSLCGPIPPNLGNLKSLTYLVMINNHFSGSIPSSLANLSNL, from the coding sequence ATGGTAAAGCAAATAATATCTTCTTCAAACTTCTTATTTTTCTCGTTAGCTCTACTAATCATCACACCATCCCCCATACAAAATTTTGGTTCTGCTACATTGGAGGAAGCCAATGGTATTCTTAAATGGAAAGCAAGCCTTGAAATCCAAAACAATTCGTTTCTCTCTTCATGGATTTCCCTCCCTTTGAATTCCAGTGCTTTAGTTCCATGCACTTCTTGGTCTGGAGTAGTTTGCAATGCTGATGGGAGCATTCACAGGTTGAACATCAGTTCATTTGGCTTAAAAGGTACACTCCACCAATTTCCATTCTATTTGCTACACAATCTTACGCATTTTGATCTCTATGACAACAACTTCTCTGGCCCCATCCCATCAGAAATCCGACTCCTCTCCAAACTTGTATATCTTGATTTTTCAGTGAATCGGTTTTCTGGAGTAATCCCACCTGAAATTGGGATGCTAGCCAGTCTTGAGTACCTCGAGATGTCTTTAAATAACCTGACTGGTTCAATACCACAAGAGATCGATCGATTAACATGTCTCTATGAACTAGGATTGGCCAATAATCTTCTTCAAGGAGAAGTACCTCTAACATTGGGAAATTTGACAAACTTAGCTTATCTATATCTCCATAATAATAGTTTATGTGGTCCTATACCACCTAATCTTGGGAATTTGAAGTCTCTCACTTATCTTGTGATGATCAACAATCACTTTAGTGGTTCTATTCCTTCATCACTTGCCAATCTGAGCAACCTATGA
- the LOC111920297 gene encoding MDIS1-interacting receptor like kinase 2 — MYLNENKFSGQIPTNIGDLKSLTDLVMTNNHFCGSIPSSLANLSNLQYMYLNENKFSGQIPTNIGDLKSLTYLHMSQNQLGGFIPSSLANLSNLQYMYLNENKFSGHIPNDLGNLKSLYGIEAIQNQLSGFIPSSLANLSNLQYLYLADNILSGSIPQGLGSLELCHLQMFDNQLSGHLPEDLCHGGKLQIFTIDGNQLTGPISRGLRNCSSLIRTRFDQNQFIGDVSSSFGIYPRLEYLDISHNNFHGQLSQKWSKCNHLTALLMAYNNISGSIPPEFANSTQLQRLDLSSNHLVGEIPKEFGKMKSMLNLSLANNRLSGIIPTELEYCELLEALDLSTNRLNGSIPRSISQWKHIHYLNLSNNKLSEKIPSEIGKLVQLTEFDLSQNLLTQEIPSEVESLKNLQKLNLSHNRLSGSIPNTFTSLPSGIDIDLSDNELTGPVPLCSNFLNASLQGNPGGDYFSTTSFDGGVAYDDTLKATDNFDEAYAIGTGGYGTVYKAQLQPNNVVAVKKLHSSSENVDQNGFLNEGSLGSILRIDDLAKELDWLKRVSIVKAVANGLAYMHHDCSPPIIHRDISIANILLDYDYEAHISDFGTSKLLKLHSSNWTTIEGTHGYIAPKLAYTMVVTEKW; from the exons ATGTATCTTAATGAGAATAAATTCTCAGGTCAAATTCCTACTAATATTGGGGACTTGAAGTCTCTCACTGATCTTGTGATGACAAACAATCACTTTTGTGGTTCTATTCCTTCATCACTTGCCAATCTGAGCAACCTACAATATATGTATCTCAATGAGAATAAATTCTCAGGTCAAATTCCTACTAATATTGGGGACTTGAAGTCTCTCACTTATCTTCACATGAGCCAAAATCAACTTGGTGGTTTTATTCCTTCATCACTAGCTAATCTGAGCAACCTACAATATATGTACCTCAATGAGAATAAATTCTCTGGTCACATTCCTAATGATCTCGGGAATTTGAAGTCTCTCTATGGTATTGAGGCGATTCAGAATCAACTTAGTGGTTTTATTCCTTCATCACTAGCAAACCTGAGCAATCTACAATATCTTTACCTTGCTGATAACATCTTATCTGGTTCGATTCCACAAGGATTGGGAAGTCTAGAATTGTGTCACCTACAAATGTTCGATAATCAATTATCTGGCCATTTGCCTGAAGATTTGTGCCATGGAGGAAAGCTTCAAATTTTCACAATAGATGGTAATCAACTCACTGGGCCTATTTCAAGAGGCTTACGGAATTGTTCTAGCTTAATTAGGACTCGTTTTGATCAAAATCAATTCATTGGAGATGTATCCAGTAGCTTTGGTATCTATCCACGCTTAGAGTACCTTGATATCAGTCACAATAATTTTCACGGGCAGCTTTCTCAAAAGTGGAGTAAATGCAATCATTTGACAGCCTTATTGATGGCCTATAACAACATCAGTGGTAGCATACCACCAGAGTTTGCAAATTCAACTCAACTACAAAGGCTTGATCTTTCTTCCAATCATTTGGTAGGTGAAATCCCAAAGGAGTTTGGGAAGATGAAAAGTATGTTGAATTTGTCTTTGGCTAATAACCGTCTTTCAGGTATTATACCTACAGAGCTCGAATATTGTGAACTCCTTGAAGCACTCGATCTATCCACAAATAGATTGAATGGGTCAATACCGAGAAGTATTAGTCAATGGAAGCATATCCACTACTTAAATCTTAGTAATAACAAGCTTAGTGAGAAAATTCCATCCGAAATTGGTAAATTAGTTCAACTTACAGAATTTGATTTATCTCAGAATTTGCTCACACAAGAGATACCATCTGAAGTTGAAAGTTTGAAAAATCTACAAAAGTTGAATCTTTCTCACAATAGACTGTCTGGTTCCATTCCTAACACTTTTACAAGTTTGCCCAGTGGGATTGACATCGACCTGTCCGACAATGAGCTCACAGGTCCAGTTCCTCTTTGCTCTAACTTTCTGAACGCATCTTTACAAGGCAATCCAG GTGGTGATTATTTCTCCACAACAAGTTTTGATGGAGGAGTAGCATATGATGATACCTTGAAAGCAACAGATAATTTTGATGAAGCATATGCTATTGGGACCGGAGGATATGGGACTGTGTACAAAGCCCAGCTACAACCTAACAATGTGGTAGCTGTCAAGAAACTTCACTCATCATCTGAGAATGTTGATCAAAATGGATTCCTTAATGAG GGAAGCCTTGGATCAATCTTAAGAATCGATGACTTAGCAAAAGAACTGGATTGGTTGAAAAGGGTAAGTATTGTAAAGGCTGTAGCTAATGGTTTGGCTTATATGCATCACGATTGCTCACCTCCTATAATTCATAGAGACATTTCCATTGCCAACATCCttcttgattatgattatgaggcACACATTTCTGATTTTGGCACATCCAAGCTTTTGAAGTTACACTCATCCAACTGGACCACAATCGAAGGAACACATGGCTATATCGCACCAA AGCTTGCTTATACGATGGTGGTGACGGAGAAATGGTGA